A window of Paenibacillus sp. 19GGS1-52 contains these coding sequences:
- a CDS encoding DNA repair exonuclease, with amino-acid sequence MIPFRFLHAADLHLDSRFIGLAHIPSSVRSYLKESTFAALGRLVGVAVQEKVDFVVISGDIYDISDASLQGQLRFQEALQELGSHGIAVFLIHGNHDPLDGPRLTSEPPKHVTVFGSEEPVHAVGYRRSDGKEVAIVSGISYPTAKVTENTALTFHRKQGSSLFHIALLHGNVDGDLQHETYSPCTRRDLIERGYDYWALGHIHTRSILQERPAIVYPGNIQGRSIKETGPKGCYVVDVEEEGGVALHFHELDSVRWWVKEISIEGLSNEAEWIEAVERAVEEIRERHSQAMSVVRFQLTGRGSIHRLLVEKGAVEDLLAELQRRETILAERQQYNGLVWTEGFAVESGLAIDREQLLQEDSFLGEMLRIAVRSEHSPSELDDLMSSALQPLMENQELRKLLSSVGADEKLDWLRQAAELGATLLSGREDSADEVANPPYRQAGGQKDEH; translated from the coding sequence ATGATTCCTTTTCGTTTCCTGCATGCTGCGGATCTGCATCTCGATAGTCGATTTATCGGACTGGCACATATTCCTTCCTCTGTACGCTCCTATTTGAAAGAGTCCACCTTTGCCGCCCTCGGGCGGCTAGTTGGCGTGGCCGTTCAGGAGAAGGTTGATTTTGTGGTTATTAGCGGAGATATCTATGATATCTCCGACGCTTCACTGCAGGGACAGCTGCGCTTTCAGGAAGCCTTGCAGGAGCTAGGGAGTCATGGTATTGCTGTATTCCTGATTCATGGCAATCATGATCCGCTCGATGGACCACGTCTGACTTCGGAACCGCCGAAGCATGTTACGGTATTCGGCAGTGAAGAACCAGTACATGCTGTAGGCTATCGTCGCAGTGACGGCAAGGAAGTGGCTATTGTCAGCGGGATTTCTTATCCTACGGCAAAAGTGACGGAGAATACTGCATTGACCTTTCACCGAAAGCAAGGCAGTTCTTTGTTTCATATTGCTCTGCTGCATGGAAATGTGGATGGAGATCTTCAGCACGAGACTTACTCTCCCTGCACCCGCAGGGATCTAATTGAGCGTGGATATGATTATTGGGCGCTCGGGCATATCCATACGCGGAGTATTTTGCAGGAGCGGCCTGCTATTGTGTACCCAGGCAATATTCAGGGGCGCAGCATCAAAGAGACCGGACCCAAAGGTTGTTATGTGGTCGATGTTGAGGAAGAGGGGGGAGTGGCTTTGCATTTCCATGAGCTGGATTCGGTCCGCTGGTGGGTCAAGGAGATCTCGATTGAAGGTTTAAGCAATGAAGCCGAATGGATTGAAGCTGTGGAGCGGGCTGTGGAAGAAATCAGAGAGAGGCATTCGCAAGCGATGTCTGTTGTTCGATTTCAGCTTACAGGTCGGGGGAGTATACATAGGTTGCTTGTCGAAAAAGGAGCAGTTGAGGATTTGCTGGCTGAATTGCAGCGGCGTGAGACTATTCTGGCTGAGCGGCAGCAATATAACGGGCTTGTCTGGACAGAAGGCTTCGCGGTGGAGTCGGGTCTTGCAATTGACCGGGAACAGCTCCTGCAGGAGGATAGCTTTCTTGGAGAAATGCTACGGATTGCCGTGCGGAGCGAGCATTCTCCGAGTGAGCTGGATGATTTAATGAGCAGTGCACTGCAGCCGCTAATGGAGAATCAGGAGCTGCGTAAGCTACTGTCATCGGTAGGCGCAGATGAGAAGTTGGACTGGCTGAGACAGGCAGCGGAGCTGGGAGCTACGCTACTCAGCGGGCGTGAGGATTCTGCGGATGAGGTTGCTAATCCGCCATATCGGCAAGCCGGAGGGCAAAAGGATGAACATTGA
- a CDS encoding glycosyltransferase family 4 protein, with protein MNLLQALFFPPEQPGGVSSMIPYLQERFRSSRWEMDLFWLPKRIRNKGREDIVFETFDWTQYGESPVVQKYIQTYRDYLWWTKLRMSKQYDLIHAHHPIAGLAMKKIYPDIPLIQTLHSSYERELILNGAIIEGGLEHQFLVSIYRELEHVSDRLMTVSRSFADYLAPYIQEPERIGVIPNGFDEKRFKPVPHENAIPQLVTVTRLVPAKGIDTLFRACAELKKRGHEYVLHIIGDGPSRTELESLAQSLGIYNETIFYGYTLHPEEFMPFFDIFVLPSRAESFGSVFAEAALSCLALVGTNVGGIPEQIEDGVNGLLVNPDDEIALADALEKVIADPSYRYELSRSAWEKAKSLYSLTRVANELKKTYLQYHPGAKG; from the coding sequence ATGAATTTGCTGCAAGCGCTCTTCTTCCCGCCGGAGCAGCCCGGTGGTGTATCGTCCATGATTCCGTATCTTCAGGAACGATTTCGTTCAAGCCGTTGGGAGATGGATTTGTTCTGGCTGCCCAAACGGATTCGCAACAAGGGACGCGAAGATATTGTATTCGAAACCTTTGACTGGACACAGTATGGTGAAAGTCCGGTCGTCCAAAAATATATTCAAACTTATCGTGATTACTTATGGTGGACAAAGCTGCGCATGAGTAAACAATATGATCTTATTCATGCTCATCATCCGATTGCCGGACTGGCCATGAAAAAAATATATCCGGATATTCCGCTGATCCAGACCTTACATTCCAGCTATGAGCGTGAGTTGATTCTTAATGGGGCTATCATCGAGGGAGGGCTGGAGCATCAGTTCCTGGTATCCATATACCGTGAACTGGAGCATGTCAGCGACCGTCTGATGACGGTATCGCGTTCTTTTGCCGATTATCTCGCGCCATACATTCAGGAGCCAGAGCGCATCGGCGTGATTCCGAACGGTTTTGATGAGAAAAGATTTAAGCCGGTTCCACATGAGAATGCGATTCCGCAGCTGGTTACCGTGACTCGTCTGGTTCCGGCCAAAGGGATTGATACCTTGTTCAGAGCTTGTGCGGAGCTTAAAAAGCGCGGACATGAGTATGTGCTGCATATTATCGGGGATGGTCCTTCCCGCACAGAGCTGGAAAGTCTCGCCCAATCACTAGGCATATACAATGAGACGATTTTTTATGGCTATACGCTGCATCCAGAAGAATTTATGCCTTTCTTTGACATCTTCGTACTTCCTTCCCGGGCGGAATCGTTCGGTTCGGTCTTTGCGGAAGCGGCGCTCAGCTGTCTGGCTTTGGTGGGTACAAATGTGGGCGGGATACCGGAGCAGATTGAAGACGGCGTCAACGGTCTGCTGGTAAATCCGGACGATGAAATTGCCCTGGCGGATGCGCTGGAAAAAGTTATTGCCGATCCGTCTTACCGCTACGAACTCTCACGATCGGCCTGGGAGAAGGCGAAAAGCCTGTACTCGCTCACCCGTGTAGCCAATGAACTCAAGAAAACTTATTTGCAGTACCATCCAGGGGCGAAGGGGTGA
- a CDS encoding RsmB/NOP family class I SAM-dependent RNA methyltransferase: MSEERLPAAYTTNMREMLGQEADAFLDSYKARRTQGLRFNRLKSTSSFNHRASEHTLSLFGLEPVPWCPEGYYYEEPARPGRHPYHAAGLYYIQEPSAMSAAELLSPLPGETVLDLAAAPGGKTTHIAALMKGQGLLISNEIHPERAKILAENVERLGLCNTIVTSGTPGELSLRFPQTFDRIMLDAPCSGEGMFRKDPAAALEWSPKHVEMCAARQWDILQDAYIMLKPGGTLAYSTCTFNRIENEEVIARFTDSYPDMELITSKRLWPHLQKGEGHFVALLRKGGSDEAEQSRSKRSSGSGRGKTGPRTNSALRDAFQQFQAWAAIELPGFACQGVPLLFGESLYLLPESFKDTLHAGLLDGLRVPRAGLHIAHLKKNRIEPAHALAMALQPEQAARNFNMTEDGPEIHAWLRGESLPVPAELHGWTLVSVDGLPVGWGKASSSQLKNHLPKGLRILKAHIDEH; this comes from the coding sequence ATGAGTGAAGAACGGCTGCCCGCCGCTTACACCACAAACATGAGAGAGATGCTGGGACAAGAGGCGGACGCTTTTCTGGATAGCTATAAGGCCCGGCGGACGCAGGGCTTGCGCTTTAATCGCTTAAAGAGCACCTCAAGCTTTAACCACAGAGCGTCTGAACATACCCTCTCATTATTCGGACTAGAGCCTGTTCCGTGGTGCCCGGAAGGATATTATTATGAAGAGCCCGCTCGCCCGGGTCGACATCCTTACCATGCGGCTGGATTATATTATATTCAGGAACCGTCGGCAATGTCCGCAGCCGAGCTGCTATCTCCCCTTCCAGGAGAGACCGTTCTCGATCTGGCTGCTGCCCCCGGCGGAAAGACAACTCATATTGCAGCATTGATGAAAGGCCAAGGCCTGTTGATATCCAACGAAATCCACCCCGAGCGGGCCAAAATACTGGCAGAGAACGTGGAACGTCTCGGCCTCTGCAATACGATCGTCACCAGCGGGACTCCAGGCGAGCTATCGCTGCGCTTCCCGCAGACCTTTGATCGGATTATGCTGGATGCCCCCTGCTCCGGCGAAGGCATGTTCCGCAAGGACCCTGCGGCCGCTCTTGAATGGTCACCCAAGCACGTGGAGATGTGTGCAGCGAGACAATGGGATATTTTGCAGGATGCCTATATTATGCTAAAGCCAGGCGGCACCTTAGCCTACTCAACCTGCACATTTAACCGGATAGAGAACGAAGAGGTCATTGCCCGGTTTACAGACAGCTATCCTGATATGGAGCTGATCACCAGCAAACGACTCTGGCCGCACCTGCAGAAAGGTGAGGGACATTTTGTAGCCTTGCTGCGCAAAGGAGGATCGGACGAAGCTGAACAAAGCCGTTCTAAACGCAGTAGCGGTAGTGGACGGGGCAAAACTGGCCCACGAACCAACTCCGCTCTGCGTGATGCCTTCCAGCAGTTTCAAGCCTGGGCCGCTATAGAACTGCCTGGCTTCGCTTGCCAGGGCGTGCCGCTTCTCTTCGGAGAATCCTTATATTTGCTGCCTGAGTCCTTTAAGGATACCCTGCATGCCGGATTACTTGATGGACTGCGGGTTCCACGTGCCGGGTTGCATATTGCCCACTTGAAGAAGAACCGGATTGAACCTGCTCACGCACTCGCGATGGCCCTCCAGCCTGAACAGGCAGCCCGCAACTTTAATATGACAGAGGACGGACCTGAAATACATGCCTGGCTGCGCGGCGAGAGCTTGCCAGTTCCTGCAGAGCTGCATGGGTGGACACTCGTCAGTGTAGATGGTTTACCCGTTGGCTGGGGCAAGGCCAGTTCAAGCCAGCTAAAGAACCATTTGCCGAAAGGTCTGCGTATCCTAAAAGCCCATATTGACGAGCACTAG
- a CDS encoding YjcZ family sporulation protein, with the protein MGAMPVGFTSTGAILVLFILLVIISRSLFV; encoded by the coding sequence ATGGGTGCAATGCCAGTAGGCTTCACTTCGACTGGAGCAATTTTGGTGCTCTTCATCTTGCTCGTCATCATTTCTCGTTCGTTGTTCGTCTAA
- a CDS encoding Cof-type HAD-IIB family hydrolase: MKYKLIALDVDGTLLSDDHHLSAENKEAIAEVTRQGGQIVLCTGRSPQNSIPFMEEMGLSGYVLGHNGAVTVRVENREILHQFGLDARGLDPYIAYCREHNIHFDVNTAFDMYVDNVENLAKEANHMYEHFKIMPASLPAWEDFHEPIVKFTVFTQSDTLDEAEREWGTWTHQYNILRSGEFFVDFMHPEASKGNALKHLAEQLGIPQEEVLSIGNYFNDISMLTYAGLGIAMENSPVEVKAAADAITGTNNEHGVRDALVKYCLVG; this comes from the coding sequence ATGAAATACAAGCTTATAGCGCTTGATGTAGATGGTACGCTGCTAAGTGATGATCACCACTTAAGTGCTGAGAATAAGGAGGCCATCGCTGAGGTTACACGTCAGGGAGGCCAAATCGTGTTATGCACAGGCAGAAGCCCTCAGAACTCGATTCCTTTTATGGAGGAAATGGGCTTGTCAGGTTATGTGCTGGGCCACAATGGTGCAGTAACTGTACGAGTAGAGAACCGGGAAATATTGCATCAATTCGGTTTGGATGCACGTGGTCTAGATCCCTATATTGCTTATTGCCGTGAGCATAATATTCATTTTGATGTGAATACTGCTTTTGATATGTATGTGGATAATGTTGAGAATCTGGCAAAAGAAGCCAATCATATGTATGAGCATTTTAAGATTATGCCGGCATCGCTGCCCGCTTGGGAGGATTTCCACGAGCCCATTGTAAAATTTACTGTGTTTACACAGTCGGATACACTGGATGAAGCTGAACGGGAATGGGGCACTTGGACTCACCAATATAACATTTTGCGCAGCGGTGAGTTCTTCGTTGACTTTATGCATCCAGAAGCTTCTAAAGGCAATGCCCTAAAGCACTTAGCAGAGCAGCTCGGAATTCCTCAGGAGGAAGTCCTGTCGATTGGTAATTATTTTAACGATATTTCGATGCTTACCTACGCAGGTCTGGGTATTGCCATGGAGAATTCGCCAGTTGAAGTCAAAGCAGCAGCAGATGCCATTACAGGAACGAACAATGAGCATGGTGTGCGCGATGCGCTGGTTAAGTATTGTTTGGTTGGATAG
- a CDS encoding pseudouridine synthase, producing MSSSGNAAKKQRLDKMLSHIGVGSRSDIRKIAKQGLIHVNGAVVKDSGFHVDPYNDRVEVNGEVVTYREYIYLMMNKPPDVLSATEDKRDRTVLDLLKSEYAQFEPFPVGRLDKDTVGLLLLTNDGKLAHELLSPRKHVPKIYEATVEGEVDADDVAAFAAGVELEDGYVTLPAHLTILSRQRGTTTISFISLMITEGKFHQVKRMFQAVGKKVTFLKRVSMGELKLDEDLALGAYRELTKEELNLLSAGAAEL from the coding sequence ATGAGCTCATCAGGCAATGCAGCTAAAAAACAACGGCTAGATAAAATGTTGTCCCATATAGGTGTGGGTTCACGCAGTGATATCCGTAAAATAGCGAAGCAAGGATTGATTCATGTGAATGGTGCTGTTGTAAAGGACAGTGGGTTTCATGTCGATCCGTATAATGATAGGGTTGAAGTTAACGGTGAGGTAGTCACTTACCGTGAATATATTTATCTCATGATGAACAAACCACCGGATGTGTTGTCTGCAACAGAGGACAAGCGGGACCGGACGGTTCTGGATCTATTAAAGTCGGAGTATGCCCAGTTCGAGCCCTTTCCTGTGGGAAGGTTGGATAAGGATACGGTAGGACTGCTGTTGCTTACGAACGATGGGAAGCTTGCACATGAGCTGCTGTCACCACGCAAGCATGTACCCAAGATCTACGAGGCTACTGTAGAGGGTGAAGTCGACGCAGATGATGTAGCAGCCTTTGCCGCTGGAGTAGAGCTTGAGGATGGTTATGTCACGCTGCCTGCGCATCTAACCATCTTGAGCAGGCAACGTGGCACTACCACAATCTCGTTTATATCCTTAATGATTACCGAGGGTAAATTCCATCAGGTGAAGCGGATGTTTCAGGCAGTTGGCAAGAAAGTCACATTTCTGAAGCGCGTATCGATGGGTGAGCTGAAGCTGGATGAGGATTTGGCTTTGGGCGCTTACCGGGAGCTGACGAAAGAAGAGCTTAATCTGCTGAGTGCAGGTGCAGCGGAGCTTTAA
- a CDS encoding RsmB/NOP family class I SAM-dependent RNA methyltransferase — protein MAVQLPSSFTQRMKDLLGTEYKQFADSYLETPYGGMRVNTLKITVERLLAQSPFQLEPIPWCPTGYYTEEGVRPGKHPYYHAGLYYIQEPSAMAPVELLGVKPGDRVLDLCAAPGGKSTQIAAKLQGQGLLVSNDLHPERTKALAKNLELYGVRNAVVLNESPDHIAAAFPHFFDRILIDAPCSGEGMFRKDEDMVKQWEPETPAKYAVMQRDILQSAAAALAPGGTLVYSTCTFAIEENEGTIAEFLAVHPQFSVVPVGGTGSFAMGFGELPGTARLWPHKVKGEGHFMAVLRHDGTPAPIEEPEPEEISLSISERRNSKGKPAAKPAVTRVERGHGKGGRASGKTTSGTSRDLQHVSVEVALAAYGDFINEQLGWEPKGYPVLFGDHLYISPLPQESLNGLRTIRPGWSVGHLRNGRFIPSHPLATALHPPESCRSLSLSTSNGEAVSYLKGETLAIPLERLSVRSGSTPKGYMLVCIDGYSAGWGKWQDGMLKNEYPAGWRWT, from the coding sequence ATGGCAGTACAATTGCCCAGTTCTTTCACACAGCGGATGAAGGATTTGCTGGGAACAGAATATAAACAGTTTGCAGATTCGTATCTGGAGACCCCATACGGAGGCATGCGGGTCAATACTTTAAAAATAACGGTGGAGCGCCTGTTGGCACAATCCCCTTTTCAGTTGGAGCCAATCCCCTGGTGTCCAACTGGCTATTATACGGAGGAGGGCGTAAGGCCCGGCAAACATCCGTATTACCATGCGGGATTGTATTATATTCAGGAGCCAAGTGCGATGGCGCCAGTTGAGCTTCTTGGCGTTAAACCTGGTGACAGGGTGCTGGATTTATGCGCCGCTCCCGGAGGTAAATCCACGCAAATTGCTGCGAAGCTGCAAGGGCAGGGCTTACTGGTCAGCAACGACCTTCATCCTGAGCGGACAAAGGCCTTAGCCAAGAATCTAGAGCTTTATGGGGTGCGCAACGCCGTGGTGCTGAACGAAAGTCCAGACCATATCGCGGCGGCGTTCCCGCACTTTTTTGACCGAATACTGATTGATGCGCCATGCTCCGGCGAGGGCATGTTCCGCAAAGATGAGGATATGGTGAAGCAGTGGGAACCGGAAACACCAGCCAAATATGCTGTTATGCAGCGGGATATTTTACAATCGGCGGCTGCAGCATTGGCACCGGGTGGGACGCTTGTCTACTCGACATGCACGTTCGCAATAGAAGAGAATGAAGGGACAATTGCTGAGTTTCTCGCTGTCCATCCGCAGTTTTCGGTTGTTCCGGTTGGCGGAACGGGTTCCTTTGCCATGGGTTTCGGAGAACTGCCAGGAACGGCCCGACTGTGGCCGCACAAGGTGAAAGGTGAAGGCCACTTCATGGCCGTGCTGCGCCATGACGGAACCCCGGCTCCGATTGAGGAACCAGAACCTGAGGAAATCTCGTTGTCTATTTCTGAGCGGAGGAATTCTAAAGGCAAACCCGCAGCTAAACCAGCTGTAACCCGAGTTGAAAGGGGTCACGGCAAAGGTGGACGAGCCTCTGGAAAAACTACTAGCGGAACGAGCCGTGATCTACAGCACGTCAGTGTAGAGGTTGCTTTGGCCGCCTATGGTGATTTTATTAATGAACAGCTAGGCTGGGAGCCTAAAGGTTACCCTGTGCTTTTTGGCGACCACCTGTATATCTCCCCACTTCCGCAGGAGTCGCTGAACGGGCTTAGGACAATTCGTCCAGGCTGGTCTGTGGGACATCTCCGTAACGGAAGATTTATACCCAGCCATCCATTGGCTACAGCATTGCATCCTCCAGAGAGCTGTCGCAGTCTTTCCTTATCAACCAGTAATGGTGAAGCGGTGTCTTATCTTAAAGGAGAAACACTGGCGATTCCGCTGGAACGTCTGTCTGTAAGATCAGGAAGCACTCCGAAGGGCTATATGCTGGTCTGTATTGACGGCTATAGTGCGGGATGGGGCAAATGGCAGGATGGGATGCTGAAGAATGAATATCCCGCAGGCTGGAGGTGGACATAA
- a CDS encoding DUF309 domain-containing protein yields MAYESLYLAYLIYFNRDRDYFECHEVLEELWLAQGRDPLYKALLQVAVGLYHFRNHNVRGGIILLNRAAAQLQDYPAVTLGINLDKLVKEVKNYALRLEHYKEHSFPYYDLTIDIVDSHLAEEVTAMADAIIPNNPQRRGPQRPASSHHK; encoded by the coding sequence ATGGCCTATGAGTCGTTGTACTTGGCATACCTGATCTATTTCAACCGCGACAGAGACTATTTTGAATGCCACGAGGTGTTGGAAGAGCTATGGCTTGCTCAGGGACGCGACCCGCTCTACAAGGCTCTGCTGCAGGTTGCAGTAGGCTTATACCATTTCCGTAATCACAATGTGCGCGGTGGAATAATACTCTTAAACCGGGCAGCTGCCCAGCTTCAGGATTATCCAGCAGTGACGCTCGGGATTAATCTCGATAAGCTGGTGAAGGAAGTCAAGAACTATGCCTTGCGCTTGGAGCATTACAAGGAGCATTCGTTTCCATATTATGATCTGACCATTGATATCGTAGACTCGCACCTGGCAGAAGAAGTGACGGCTATGGCTGATGCCATTATACCGAACAACCCGCAACGTCGCGGCCCACAGCGTCCGGCATCATCTCATCATAAATAA
- a CDS encoding GTP pyrophosphokinase family protein, which translates to MDVRDWGTFLLPYEQAVEELKVKFKTMRSELKKREEYTPIEFVTGRVKRLSSILEKAQRLNVKMEDLETGIEDIAGIRIMCQFVEDIRRVAEFIRHRKDLEVLYEKDYITNYKDSGYRSFHMIIKYPVQTALGQKIVLAEIQIRTLAMNFWATIEHSLNYKYRESLPDEMRLRLKTAAEAASILDSEMSSIREEILEAQKTFEENSNTTTQLLKAIHQLYFYHLVNEAIESQERFNEIWQTQDMDAMRVLLDHVRALLSEAKKGSLPHGL; encoded by the coding sequence ATGGACGTCAGGGACTGGGGTACTTTTTTGCTTCCATATGAACAGGCAGTGGAGGAACTGAAAGTTAAATTCAAAACGATGCGTTCGGAGTTGAAAAAGAGAGAGGAATATACACCGATCGAATTCGTAACCGGCCGCGTTAAACGGCTGTCAAGCATTTTGGAGAAAGCACAACGCCTGAATGTGAAGATGGAGGATCTCGAGACGGGTATAGAAGATATTGCAGGTATTCGGATTATGTGTCAATTTGTGGAGGATATCCGCAGAGTGGCCGAATTTATCCGGCACCGCAAGGATCTTGAAGTTCTCTATGAGAAGGATTACATCACCAATTACAAAGATAGCGGCTATCGCAGCTTCCATATGATTATTAAATATCCCGTACAAACAGCTCTGGGACAAAAAATAGTGCTTGCCGAGATTCAAATCCGCACATTGGCGATGAATTTCTGGGCGACGATTGAACATTCCCTGAATTATAAATACCGGGAAAGTCTGCCGGATGAAATGCGATTACGACTAAAAACAGCAGCGGAAGCGGCCTCAATTCTAGACAGTGAAATGTCCAGCATTCGCGAAGAAATTCTGGAAGCACAAAAGACCTTTGAGGAAAATTCGAACACAACAACACAACTGCTGAAGGCAATTCATCAATTGTATTTCTATCACTTGGTCAATGAGGCGATTGAAAGCCAGGAACGCTTTAATGAAATATGGCAGACTCAGGATATGGATGCGATGAGGGTCCTTCTCGATCATGTGCGGGCTCTGCTGTCCGAAGCTAAGAAGGGCAGTCTGCCGCATGGCCTATGA
- a CDS encoding quinone-dependent dihydroorotate dehydrogenase has product MLYRNFGKPFFFKMDPEKAHHLVVGGLDKSATLPGGSAALRLMYGVPETADLAVELFGQHFPTPVGLAAGLDKNAEAVAGFSSIGFGFMEVGTVTPKGQPGNDSPRLFRLLSDEALINRMGFNNEGAEAMAERLKALKKRRIPVAVNIGRNKATANEAAHEDYRQCIRTLYPYGDFFVVNISSPNTPGLRSLQHGNELSFLLAQVKEEMELQRKKSGISKSLLVKIAPDVSDIELEYMVHTLTEAGMDGIIATNTTVNREGLKSMQAGEAGGLSGKPLRDRSTDIIRSIYRQTSGKMPIIGSGGIFTSQDAYDKIRAGASLVEIYTALIYEGPEVNRKIHAGLRQLLRRDGFRNISEAVGADHH; this is encoded by the coding sequence GTGCTGTATCGTAATTTTGGCAAACCTTTTTTCTTTAAAATGGACCCGGAGAAAGCGCACCATCTTGTAGTAGGCGGTTTGGATAAGTCGGCTACCTTACCTGGAGGCAGCGCAGCCTTGCGCTTGATGTACGGTGTTCCGGAGACCGCTGATCTAGCTGTGGAGCTATTTGGTCAGCATTTCCCGACTCCGGTAGGACTTGCAGCCGGACTGGATAAGAATGCCGAGGCAGTTGCTGGGTTCTCATCCATCGGTTTTGGATTTATGGAAGTGGGCACGGTCACACCAAAGGGCCAGCCAGGTAATGATAGCCCACGTCTCTTTCGCCTTCTTTCGGATGAAGCGTTGATCAATCGGATGGGCTTCAATAATGAAGGGGCCGAGGCAATGGCAGAGCGGCTCAAGGCACTGAAGAAGCGCAGAATTCCGGTAGCTGTCAATATTGGCCGGAATAAGGCTACGGCCAATGAAGCGGCACACGAGGATTATCGCCAGTGCATCCGTACGCTTTATCCGTACGGTGATTTTTTTGTGGTAAACATTAGTTCACCAAATACGCCCGGTTTGCGCAGCCTCCAGCATGGCAATGAATTATCATTCCTGTTGGCTCAGGTGAAGGAGGAAATGGAACTTCAGCGTAAGAAGAGTGGTATTTCCAAAAGTTTACTGGTAAAAATCGCTCCGGATGTTAGCGATATAGAACTGGAATATATGGTACATACGCTGACAGAAGCTGGAATGGATGGTATTATTGCTACCAACACCACGGTAAACCGCGAAGGACTTAAGAGCATGCAGGCTGGAGAGGCCGGGGGCTTAAGCGGTAAACCACTACGTGATCGTTCAACGGATATCATCCGCAGCATATATCGCCAGACTAGCGGGAAGATGCCAATCATTGGCTCCGGCGGTATATTCACCAGTCAGGATGCTTATGACAAAATCCGGGCAGGCGCAAGTCTGGTCGAAATTTATACAGCTCTTATTTATGAAGGACCGGAGGTTAACCGCAAGATACATGCGGGACTACGGCAGCTGCTACGGCGGGACGGATTCCGCAATATCTCTGAAGCGGTGGGCGCCGATCATCACTAA